A region of the Methanobrevibacter sp. genome:
TAGAAAAGGTGGCTGATTGTGGTGTTGATGTTATAGCCATTCCAGGTAACTGTGACCCGAAAGGTATCTGCAATGCCATTAATGAAGTGTCTTTCTGTTTGCATAACAATATCATTGCTTACGGCGATGCGATACTGTTTGGATATGGCGGGTCTAATGAAACTCCATTCAACACTCCCGGTGAAATCCAGGACAACAAGATTTACGGGGATGTCTTTGAATTGTTGGCAAACTATGACTATGTTTACAATGATAAGGTCCCTAAAGTGAGAATATTGGTTACACATGCTCCACCTTTCAATACTGAAGCTGATAAGATGGATAATGGGGAACATGTTGGCAGTCAAGGAATTTTGAAGTCAATTCATGAATTCGAACCTGAAATTAATGTATGTGGCCATATTCATGAAGCAAAATCCGTTAGTAAAATTGGAATAACTACAGATGTAGCAAATCCTGGAATGCTTAAGGATAATGGAGCTGTCTTAATTGACATTAAAGATGGTTCTAATTATGATATAAGCTTAGTTTCTTTAGATGAATAGATATTCATCTTAATCTTCTTTTTTTTACCCAAAATCAAATAACAACTTTTATTTAATATTAACTTATAAATATTGTATCGTAAATGTAAACTGCATGGAGTCTTAATATGATTTGGGTTACTGGTGATGTGGATGGTAAATTGTATAAGGAACCTTTTTCTAAAGGAATTCTTGCTCGTTCACTGAATGTTGCAGATATTGGTTTTCTAAGAGCTCATGAAATAGCTAGTGATATTGAAGATGAGTTGATTAGAAATGATGTCAGTGAAATTTCCAATTCGCAATTGGCCAATGTAGTTTTAAATCATTTGGAAAGTGTAGATTCCAATATAGCTAAAAAATATCAAAATTGGAGATTACTTAGAAATTCTAAAAAGCCTCTTATCATTTTAATTGGAGGCGCTTCTGGTGTTGGAACATCTTCAATGGCTTTTGAACTTGCTAGCCGTTTAAGATTAAAGAATCTCATAAGTACGGACATGATTCGTGAAGTGATGCGCAAAATCGTTTCAAAAGATTTAAGCCCGGTCATTCACAAGTCCAGTTTCGATGCCTATGAGAGTATCAGGACACCATCAATTAGGATAGATTCTGTTATCGAAGGTTTTGTTAGTCATGTTGATGTTGTAAATGTCGGCATTGAAGCTATTATCGAGAGATCTGTTAAAGAGGGCATCAGCACTATCATTGAAGGGGTTCATGTTGTCCCAGGGTTCATTAGGAAAGATTTAATGGACGATAATAATATCATAATTTTCACGATAACTGTCGATGACGAAGAATCCCACAAGCAAAGATTCTATGCAAGATGTAGGCAGCCTTGGGTAAAAAGGTCCCTTGATAGATATATGGAAAATTTTGAAGCAATTCGAAAGACACAACAATTTTTGGTTGAACAAGCAAAAATTCATGATTCTCGCATAATTAACAATGTGGATATTAATAAGACCATAGATATTATGGTTGATGATATTCTTGAAGAATTTGGAGGAACAGAGAATGTTGAACAAAAAAGTTAAGGAAATCATGACCACTGATGTAATTACAACCACTTCAGACATTGATGTTGTATATGCATTTGAAAAATTGATGAAACATAAGATTAGTTCTCTTCCAGTTGTTGAAGATGATAAACTAGTTGGCATTATAACTGCAACCGATGTAGGTCATAATTTGATTTTGGATAAATATGAATTGGGAACAACTGTTGATGAAATAATGATAAAATCTGTAATTACTATTTCTCCTGAAGATAGTATCGAAACAGCAATTAAAGTCATGAAAGAAGGTAATTCTTCTTCAAGCATATTGAATCAACTCCCTGTTGTTGAAGATGGAAAATTAATGGGTATTATTTCAGATGGAGATATCATTCAAGAAATATTTTAAATTTACTCATTACTATTTTCTATTTTTATTTTTTAGCTATTTTTATAAAGTTACTATAATTTTGATTTTTTCTAGAAAATCGAATTTTTTGATTATTTTTTCAATTACTGTAATTAAATCTTTTTCCAGTAATGCCTTTTTGCTAACATTTATATAAGATTAAAATCATATATTATTAGTGGCTAGACTGGAGGGTTAGGGGTCCTCTGTAAGCACACACCCCCTTTGGTGCGGTCGAAGTTCAAAAGGCGGCTTTTTGAGAGAATATAAGCCTAGAAAAACAACATAGAAACCTCGTCCTACAGGATTGGTGGTGGTGAAGTTTTTACTGGAGGGTAAAAATTAGTCATCTTTAGTATAGGAACGGGTCAGGCCCGGAAGGGAGCAGCTTTACTATTAACATTTCAATGCTTGTAGAATCCCGGGGTGGAGTTGGCTTTTTTAGATCACTTATATTTTTGAGATTAGTCCACTTTTGAACATGCCATTTATAATAATAATTAAGTTTATAAATAAGTATTTACAGATAATTTAATATACTGTTTTTTAACATGTCGGGATGGCCCAGCCTGGTACGGCGTCGGACTGCTAATCCGATGGTCTTATGACCACCCGGGTTCAAATCCCGGTCCCGGCGTTTTTAATTTCAATTATCTATTTTTTGGTCATGGTCATATGATAAACCAAGTGGGCATGCGTGCACCATCACATATTTTATTTCAGGAATTTCATTAGTTATATTGTCTTGAACGGTATGGACAATTTTATGGGATTCGTCCAATGTTAGATTTCCATCAAGTTGGACATGTAATGTTACGGTTGCATAAGAGCCGAAGTAATCTACTTTAATATTATGCGCATTTTGAGCATTTGGAGTATTGTCTGCAACTCTTTTTATCCTATCAATGAACTCTTTTGAAGGAACTTTTCCCATGATGTTGTTAATATTTTCTTTTCCGATGTCCCATCCTGTTTTAAAAATCAACAAACCGATTACTAATGCAATGATGGGATCCAATATGGGGAAACCCAAATTTGAAACAACAACTCCAATCAATATTGCTATTGATGAGAATATATCTGTTCTTTGATGTTTTCCGTCAGCAACAATTGCGGGACTTTTAATTTCTTTGCCTATTCGGATTATGTATCTGCTTACAGATAAATTAATGATTATTCCAAGAACAGCCATGAGGGCCACTGGAGTTTCAGGGACTGTAATTAATGATGGGTTCAGAATCCTTTCAATTGAACCTTGAAAGATTTCCCATCCGACAATGGCTAGAAATATCACGATTATTAATCCGCTTATTGCTTCAGCACGACCATGTCCGATTGGATGTTCTTCATCGGCAGGCTTTTGACCGATATAAAAGCCGACATAAGCAATAATGGAGGTTACAACATCTGATAGGGTGTGTGCCCCTTCGGAAACTAATGCATAACTTCCGCAAAGTGTTCCAACAATGATGTTTAAGGCTGTTAAAAAACAATTTGCAGTTATGGCTATTGTCGCTGCTTTTTTGCCACCTTTTTGGCGAAATTCATCCATTAACAACACGCTCTTCTAATATGTCCATAGCTTTTTTAATATTTTCATATGAATTCGCATAAGACATGCGAACATGCCCTTTCCCGTTTGAACCAAATGCTGCTCCAGGAACGGTGATTACTCCAGCATTTGCGGCTTTAATCACGAAGTCTTCATCTTCAATTTTTGGAAATACGTAAAATGCCCCTTCTGCATTAACGGTTTCGTATCCCATTTCGTTTAATCTTGTGACAATCAAGTCTCTTCTGTTTTTAAATTCATTAACCATTTTTTCTACTTCATTCTGCGGTCCGGTTAATGCTTCATATGCCCCTCTCTGAGAGGTTGTACTTGCGCAGGCTATGTTGTACTGATGTATTTTAAGCAATTCTTCTGTAAGATTTTCATTGGCAGTCAGATAGCCTATTCTAAGTCCGGTCATTGCGTAAGTTTTTGAAAATCCGTTTAAAGTGATCACGTTTTCACTATATTTTGCTGGAGAATAATGTTTTTTGTCATAGATAATCTTTTCATAAATTTCATCAGAAACAATTAAAAAATCATGGTCCATTGATAAATCGGCAATCGCTTTGATATCCTCTTTATCCATTACTGCTCCGGTTGGATTTGATGGTGAATTCAGCATTATTGCTTTAGTATTTTTGCTTATCTTATCTAAAACATCATCTGATTTTAGTTTAAATTCGTTTTCCATTGTGCAATCAACAGGCACTATAGTTCCATCAGCTATATTTATGCATGCTTCATAAGATAGAAAACTCGGATTTGGAAGGATTACCTCATCGCCTTTTTCAATGAATGCCTGGGCACACATAAATAGCGCTTCACTTGCTCCTGCAGTGACTATGATGTTTTCGGGATTTGTATTGATTCCATTTTCATTTTTAAATTTTTTAACTATTTCCTCTCTTAGTTCAATGATTCCTTTATTTGAAGTGTAATGAGTGTCATTTTCATCAAGGGATTTCTTCATTGCATTTTTAATGTTTTTCGGCACATCAAAGTCAGGTTCGCCAATGCCTAAGTTTATTGCATCAGGATTTGTCACTTCAAACATTTTTCTTATTTGTGATAATTCGATTGTTTTGGTTCTACTTGCAGGATTTATCATAATTTACCTCACTTATTATATATTATATATTATTATAGTAAAAATTATTTTTTCTAGTAATTGCCTTTTTCACAGGATCCGCAATTATAGCATGGTGATGTTTCACACCAAGGGGTTTGCTTTAAATTTTTCAATCGTCTATTTTCTATTTTTAGAAATCTTTCATTCACGCCAACATCAATATTGCTCCAAGGCAATTCATCACCAACATTGTAATTCGGGATTAGTTCTTTCCATTCCTTTAATGTAGGTTTTTTTGTCAAGGATTTTTCAATTATTGCACCAACATCACTATTTCCACAAGAGAGTATATATTGGACAAGTCCTTTTTTAGGACTTTCGAACTTTATGTTATATTTCTTCATTTCTCGTTTTATGTAACGAATCTTATTCTTAACATCTTTAAAATTATAAGTTTCCCATTGTAGTGGAGTGTGGGGTTTTGGAATAAGTGGATTTACACTGAATTTCACATTTCTTATGCTGGTGTGCATATTAGCTATTCTTTTCATATACTCCACTAACTTTTCGATATCTTCATCACTTTCACCGGGAATTCCAACTAAAAAATATAATTTGATTTTAAAGTTCAGGTCAACTGCATCTTTTATCACGGTGAAAATTTTTTCATCTGAAATATCTTTGTTTATTGCTTTTCTAAGTTTTTCAATTGATTCTGGTGCAAGTGTGAT
Encoded here:
- a CDS encoding metallophosphoesterase, with protein sequence MTKILAISDVHGEENENLYSYLNNNDIDLVLVLGDITDFGPLDFATTFLEKVADCGVDVIAIPGNCDPKGICNAINEVSFCLHNNIIAYGDAILFGYGGSNETPFNTPGEIQDNKIYGDVFELLANYDYVYNDKVPKVRILVTHAPPFNTEADKMDNGEHVGSQGILKSIHEFEPEINVCGHIHEAKSVSKIGITTDVANPGMLKDNGAVLIDIKDGSNYDISLVSLDE
- a CDS encoding 2-phosphoglycerate kinase, which gives rise to MIWVTGDVDGKLYKEPFSKGILARSLNVADIGFLRAHEIASDIEDELIRNDVSEISNSQLANVVLNHLESVDSNIAKKYQNWRLLRNSKKPLIILIGGASGVGTSSMAFELASRLRLKNLISTDMIREVMRKIVSKDLSPVIHKSSFDAYESIRTPSIRIDSVIEGFVSHVDVVNVGIEAIIERSVKEGISTIIEGVHVVPGFIRKDLMDDNNIIIFTITVDDEESHKQRFYARCRQPWVKRSLDRYMENFEAIRKTQQFLVEQAKIHDSRIINNVDINKTIDIMVDDILEEFGGTENVEQKS
- a CDS encoding CBS domain-containing protein, whose product is MLNKKVKEIMTTDVITTTSDIDVVYAFEKLMKHKISSLPVVEDDKLVGIITATDVGHNLILDKYELGTTVDEIMIKSVITISPEDSIETAIKVMKEGNSSSSILNQLPVVEDGKLMGIISDGDIIQEIF
- a CDS encoding cation diffusion facilitator family transporter: MDEFRQKGGKKAATIAITANCFLTALNIIVGTLCGSYALVSEGAHTLSDVVTSIIAYVGFYIGQKPADEEHPIGHGRAEAISGLIIVIFLAIVGWEIFQGSIERILNPSLITVPETPVALMAVLGIIINLSVSRYIIRIGKEIKSPAIVADGKHQRTDIFSSIAILIGVVVSNLGFPILDPIIALVIGLLIFKTGWDIGKENINNIMGKVPSKEFIDRIKRVADNTPNAQNAHNIKVDYFGSYATVTLHVQLDGNLTLDESHKIVHTVQDNITNEIPEIKYVMVHACPLGLSYDHDQKIDN
- a CDS encoding pyridoxal phosphate-dependent aminotransferase, giving the protein MINPASRTKTIELSQIRKMFEVTNPDAINLGIGEPDFDVPKNIKNAMKKSLDENDTHYTSNKGIIELREEIVKKFKNENGINTNPENIIVTAGASEALFMCAQAFIEKGDEVILPNPSFLSYEACINIADGTIVPVDCTMENEFKLKSDDVLDKISKNTKAIMLNSPSNPTGAVMDKEDIKAIADLSMDHDFLIVSDEIYEKIIYDKKHYSPAKYSENVITLNGFSKTYAMTGLRIGYLTANENLTEELLKIHQYNIACASTTSQRGAYEALTGPQNEVEKMVNEFKNRRDLIVTRLNEMGYETVNAEGAFYVFPKIEDEDFVIKAANAGVITVPGAAFGSNGKGHVRMSYANSYENIKKAMDILEERVVNG